In Gossypium hirsutum isolate 1008001.06 chromosome D06, Gossypium_hirsutum_v2.1, whole genome shotgun sequence, one genomic interval encodes:
- the LOC107901168 gene encoding uncharacterized protein isoform X3: protein MSAALDPVDWLLFSLSRAFRSPLAVFVQIQGCVICLTLAIGWAFAAYVRNREINRMKDAMKCGNSFAFLCHDINELEHSNQVNLPRVTVVMPLKGFGEHNLHNWKSQITSLYGGPLEFLFVVESTEDPAYHAVSRLIRDFKGASFECLLCGFTSCLPDFIACFSAQDDVDAKIILAGLSTTCSQKIHNQLVGVERMHKDTKYVLFLDDDVMLHPGSIGALTAEMEKNPEIFIQTGYPLDLPSGSLGSYCIYEYHMPCSMGFATGGKTFFLWGGCMMMHADDFRRDNYGVVSGLRDGGYSDDMTLAAIAGAHKRLITSPPVAVFPHPLASDLSFSRYWNYLRKQTFVLESYISRVNWLMNRGLFSFHCYLSWGFVAPYFMAAVHIAAALQIYIKGYSYEETTCTTSGLLLASCLAICTLTELLSMWNLTRIEVQLCNMLSPEAPKLSLDYYNWSLV, encoded by the exons ATGTCAGCGGCATTGGACCCTGTCGATTGGCTTCTCTTCTCTCTCAGTAGAGCTTTCCGTAGTCCTCTTGCTGTTTTTGTTCAGATCCAG GGATGTGTAATATGCTTGACTCTTGCTATTGGGTGGGCTTTTGCTGCTTATGTCAG GAACAGAGAGATCAATAGAATGAAGGATGCCATGAAATGTGGCAATAGCTTTGCTTTTTTGTGCCATGATATTAATGAACTTGAGCACTCTAATCAGGTCAATCTACCAAGAGTTACAGTCGTGATGCCTTTAAAAGGTTTTGGAGAACATAATCTGCACAACTGGAAGAGTCAG ATCACATCTCTCTATGGTGGTCCTCTAGAATTTCTTTTTGTGGTGGAAAGTACTGAAGATCCCGCTTACCATGCTGTATCTCGGTTAATAAGGGATTTTAAG GGGGCATCATTTGAGTGTCTTCTCTGTGGCTTTACTTCTTGCCTTCCTGATTTCATTGCATGTTTTTCTGCGCAGGATGATGTTGATGCTAAAATCATTCTGGCTGGTTTGTCAACAACCTGTAGTCAGAAAATACATAACCAGCTG GTTGGGGTGGAAAGAATGCATAAAGATACCAAGTATGTATTATTTTTGGATGATGATGTTATGCTTCACCCTGGATCAATTGGAGCCCTCACTGCTGAGATGGAAAAGAATCCTGAG ATATTTATTCAAACTGGATACCCTCTTGATTTACCGTCTGGAAGTTTAGGGAGTTACTGCATCTATGAATACCATATG CCTTGCTCTATGGGATTTGCCACCGGTGGGAAAACATTTTTTCTTTGGGGAGGGTGTATGATG ATGCACGCTGACGATTTTAGACGTGACAATTATGGTGTGGTCTCAGGACTTCGAGATGGTGGATACTCTGATGATATGACACTAGCTGCTATAGCGG GAGCCCACAAGAGGCTTATTACGTCCCCTCCTGTAGCTGTTTTTCCTCATCCTCTTGCAAGTGATCTCAGTTTCTCTAG GTACTGGAATTACTTGAGGAAGCAAACATTTGTTTTGGAATCATACATAAGCAGGGTTAATTGGCTAATGAATAGAGGACTGTTTTCATTCCATTGTTATCTTTCATGGGGATTTGTAGCACCATACTTTATGGCTGCAGTTCATATTGCAGCAGCATTACAAATCTATATCAAGGGTTATTCATATGAGGAAACAACCTGTACTACAAGTG GATTGTTACTAGCAAGTTGCTTAGCTATATGTACCCTTACGGAGCTACTTTCTATGTGGAACTTAACAAGGATTGAAGTTCAACTATGCAACATGTTATCCCCTGAGGCACCTAAGCTCTCACTTGATTATTACAACTGGAGCTTG GTCTGA
- the LOC107901168 gene encoding uncharacterized protein isoform X1, whose translation MSAALDPVDWLLFSLSRAFRSPLAVFVQIQGCVICLTLAIGWAFAAYVRNREINRMKDAMKCGNSFAFLCHDINELEHSNQVNLPRVTVVMPLKGFGEHNLHNWKSQITSLYGGPLEFLFVVESTEDPAYHAVSRLIRDFKGASFECLLCGFTSCLPDFIACFSAQDDVDAKIILAGLSTTCSQKIHNQLVGVERMHKDTKYVLFLDDDVMLHPGSIGALTAEMEKNPEIFIQTGYPLDLPSGSLGSYCIYEYHMPCSMGFATGGKTFFLWGGCMMMHADDFRRDNYGVVSGLRDGGYSDDMTLAAIAGAHKRLITSPPVAVFPHPLASDLSFSRYWNYLRKQTFVLESYISRVNWLMNRGLFSFHCYLSWGFVAPYFMAAVHIAAALQIYIKGYSYEETTCTTSGLLLASCLAICTLTELLSMWNLTRIEVQLCNMLSPEAPKLSLDYYNWSLIFVALLVDNFLYPISAFRSHFSQSINWSGIRYHLKNGKINKIERNRGRGPKFTDLGGKHLYGKKGAPPKASFLSSLARSLCQWHQPKKYEV comes from the exons ATGTCAGCGGCATTGGACCCTGTCGATTGGCTTCTCTTCTCTCTCAGTAGAGCTTTCCGTAGTCCTCTTGCTGTTTTTGTTCAGATCCAG GGATGTGTAATATGCTTGACTCTTGCTATTGGGTGGGCTTTTGCTGCTTATGTCAG GAACAGAGAGATCAATAGAATGAAGGATGCCATGAAATGTGGCAATAGCTTTGCTTTTTTGTGCCATGATATTAATGAACTTGAGCACTCTAATCAGGTCAATCTACCAAGAGTTACAGTCGTGATGCCTTTAAAAGGTTTTGGAGAACATAATCTGCACAACTGGAAGAGTCAG ATCACATCTCTCTATGGTGGTCCTCTAGAATTTCTTTTTGTGGTGGAAAGTACTGAAGATCCCGCTTACCATGCTGTATCTCGGTTAATAAGGGATTTTAAG GGGGCATCATTTGAGTGTCTTCTCTGTGGCTTTACTTCTTGCCTTCCTGATTTCATTGCATGTTTTTCTGCGCAGGATGATGTTGATGCTAAAATCATTCTGGCTGGTTTGTCAACAACCTGTAGTCAGAAAATACATAACCAGCTG GTTGGGGTGGAAAGAATGCATAAAGATACCAAGTATGTATTATTTTTGGATGATGATGTTATGCTTCACCCTGGATCAATTGGAGCCCTCACTGCTGAGATGGAAAAGAATCCTGAG ATATTTATTCAAACTGGATACCCTCTTGATTTACCGTCTGGAAGTTTAGGGAGTTACTGCATCTATGAATACCATATG CCTTGCTCTATGGGATTTGCCACCGGTGGGAAAACATTTTTTCTTTGGGGAGGGTGTATGATG ATGCACGCTGACGATTTTAGACGTGACAATTATGGTGTGGTCTCAGGACTTCGAGATGGTGGATACTCTGATGATATGACACTAGCTGCTATAGCGG GAGCCCACAAGAGGCTTATTACGTCCCCTCCTGTAGCTGTTTTTCCTCATCCTCTTGCAAGTGATCTCAGTTTCTCTAG GTACTGGAATTACTTGAGGAAGCAAACATTTGTTTTGGAATCATACATAAGCAGGGTTAATTGGCTAATGAATAGAGGACTGTTTTCATTCCATTGTTATCTTTCATGGGGATTTGTAGCACCATACTTTATGGCTGCAGTTCATATTGCAGCAGCATTACAAATCTATATCAAGGGTTATTCATATGAGGAAACAACCTGTACTACAAGTG GATTGTTACTAGCAAGTTGCTTAGCTATATGTACCCTTACGGAGCTACTTTCTATGTGGAACTTAACAAGGATTGAAGTTCAACTATGCAACATGTTATCCCCTGAGGCACCTAAGCTCTCACTTGATTATTACAACTGGAGCTTG ATATTTGTCGCATTGCTGGTTGATAACTTTCTATACCCTATCTCTGCCTTCCGATCTCATTTCTCTCAATCAATCAATTGGTCGGGTATTCGATATCACTTGAAGAATGGAAAAATAAACAAG ATTGAAAGGAACAGAGGTAGGGGACCAAAGTTCACAGACTTGGGAGGTAAGCATTTATATGGGAAAAAAGGAGCTCCTCCAAAAGCCTCATTCCTAAGCTCATTGGCGAGAAGTTTGTGTCAATGGCATCAACCCAAGAAATACGAGGTTTAG
- the LOC107901168 gene encoding uncharacterized protein isoform X4 yields MSAALDPVDWLLFSLSRAFRSPLAVFVQIQGCVICLTLAIGWAFAAYVRNREINRMKDAMKCGNSFAFLCHDINELEHSNQVNLPRVTVVMPLKGFGEHNLHNWKSQITSLYGGPLEFLFVVESTEDPAYHAVSRLIRDFKDDVDAKIILAGLSTTCSQKIHNQLVGVERMHKDTKYVLFLDDDVMLHPGSIGALTAEMEKNPEIFIQTGYPLDLPSGSLGSYCIYEYHMPCSMGFATGGKTFFLWGGCMMMHADDFRRDNYGVVSGLRDGGYSDDMTLAAIAGAHKRLITSPPVAVFPHPLASDLSFSRYWNYLRKQTFVLESYISRVNWLMNRGLFSFHCYLSWGFVAPYFMAAVHIAAALQIYIKGYSYEETTCTTSGLLLASCLAICTLTELLSMWNLTRIEVQLCNMLSPEAPKLSLDYYNWSLV; encoded by the exons ATGTCAGCGGCATTGGACCCTGTCGATTGGCTTCTCTTCTCTCTCAGTAGAGCTTTCCGTAGTCCTCTTGCTGTTTTTGTTCAGATCCAG GGATGTGTAATATGCTTGACTCTTGCTATTGGGTGGGCTTTTGCTGCTTATGTCAG GAACAGAGAGATCAATAGAATGAAGGATGCCATGAAATGTGGCAATAGCTTTGCTTTTTTGTGCCATGATATTAATGAACTTGAGCACTCTAATCAGGTCAATCTACCAAGAGTTACAGTCGTGATGCCTTTAAAAGGTTTTGGAGAACATAATCTGCACAACTGGAAGAGTCAG ATCACATCTCTCTATGGTGGTCCTCTAGAATTTCTTTTTGTGGTGGAAAGTACTGAAGATCCCGCTTACCATGCTGTATCTCGGTTAATAAGGGATTTTAAG GATGATGTTGATGCTAAAATCATTCTGGCTGGTTTGTCAACAACCTGTAGTCAGAAAATACATAACCAGCTG GTTGGGGTGGAAAGAATGCATAAAGATACCAAGTATGTATTATTTTTGGATGATGATGTTATGCTTCACCCTGGATCAATTGGAGCCCTCACTGCTGAGATGGAAAAGAATCCTGAG ATATTTATTCAAACTGGATACCCTCTTGATTTACCGTCTGGAAGTTTAGGGAGTTACTGCATCTATGAATACCATATG CCTTGCTCTATGGGATTTGCCACCGGTGGGAAAACATTTTTTCTTTGGGGAGGGTGTATGATG ATGCACGCTGACGATTTTAGACGTGACAATTATGGTGTGGTCTCAGGACTTCGAGATGGTGGATACTCTGATGATATGACACTAGCTGCTATAGCGG GAGCCCACAAGAGGCTTATTACGTCCCCTCCTGTAGCTGTTTTTCCTCATCCTCTTGCAAGTGATCTCAGTTTCTCTAG GTACTGGAATTACTTGAGGAAGCAAACATTTGTTTTGGAATCATACATAAGCAGGGTTAATTGGCTAATGAATAGAGGACTGTTTTCATTCCATTGTTATCTTTCATGGGGATTTGTAGCACCATACTTTATGGCTGCAGTTCATATTGCAGCAGCATTACAAATCTATATCAAGGGTTATTCATATGAGGAAACAACCTGTACTACAAGTG GATTGTTACTAGCAAGTTGCTTAGCTATATGTACCCTTACGGAGCTACTTTCTATGTGGAACTTAACAAGGATTGAAGTTCAACTATGCAACATGTTATCCCCTGAGGCACCTAAGCTCTCACTTGATTATTACAACTGGAGCTTG GTCTGA
- the LOC107901168 gene encoding uncharacterized protein isoform X2 produces the protein MSAALDPVDWLLFSLSRAFRSPLAVFVQIQGCVICLTLAIGWAFAAYVRNREINRMKDAMKCGNSFAFLCHDINELEHSNQVNLPRVTVVMPLKGFGEHNLHNWKSQITSLYGGPLEFLFVVESTEDPAYHAVSRLIRDFKDDVDAKIILAGLSTTCSQKIHNQLVGVERMHKDTKYVLFLDDDVMLHPGSIGALTAEMEKNPEIFIQTGYPLDLPSGSLGSYCIYEYHMPCSMGFATGGKTFFLWGGCMMMHADDFRRDNYGVVSGLRDGGYSDDMTLAAIAGAHKRLITSPPVAVFPHPLASDLSFSRYWNYLRKQTFVLESYISRVNWLMNRGLFSFHCYLSWGFVAPYFMAAVHIAAALQIYIKGYSYEETTCTTSGLLLASCLAICTLTELLSMWNLTRIEVQLCNMLSPEAPKLSLDYYNWSLIFVALLVDNFLYPISAFRSHFSQSINWSGIRYHLKNGKINKIERNRGRGPKFTDLGGKHLYGKKGAPPKASFLSSLARSLCQWHQPKKYEV, from the exons ATGTCAGCGGCATTGGACCCTGTCGATTGGCTTCTCTTCTCTCTCAGTAGAGCTTTCCGTAGTCCTCTTGCTGTTTTTGTTCAGATCCAG GGATGTGTAATATGCTTGACTCTTGCTATTGGGTGGGCTTTTGCTGCTTATGTCAG GAACAGAGAGATCAATAGAATGAAGGATGCCATGAAATGTGGCAATAGCTTTGCTTTTTTGTGCCATGATATTAATGAACTTGAGCACTCTAATCAGGTCAATCTACCAAGAGTTACAGTCGTGATGCCTTTAAAAGGTTTTGGAGAACATAATCTGCACAACTGGAAGAGTCAG ATCACATCTCTCTATGGTGGTCCTCTAGAATTTCTTTTTGTGGTGGAAAGTACTGAAGATCCCGCTTACCATGCTGTATCTCGGTTAATAAGGGATTTTAAG GATGATGTTGATGCTAAAATCATTCTGGCTGGTTTGTCAACAACCTGTAGTCAGAAAATACATAACCAGCTG GTTGGGGTGGAAAGAATGCATAAAGATACCAAGTATGTATTATTTTTGGATGATGATGTTATGCTTCACCCTGGATCAATTGGAGCCCTCACTGCTGAGATGGAAAAGAATCCTGAG ATATTTATTCAAACTGGATACCCTCTTGATTTACCGTCTGGAAGTTTAGGGAGTTACTGCATCTATGAATACCATATG CCTTGCTCTATGGGATTTGCCACCGGTGGGAAAACATTTTTTCTTTGGGGAGGGTGTATGATG ATGCACGCTGACGATTTTAGACGTGACAATTATGGTGTGGTCTCAGGACTTCGAGATGGTGGATACTCTGATGATATGACACTAGCTGCTATAGCGG GAGCCCACAAGAGGCTTATTACGTCCCCTCCTGTAGCTGTTTTTCCTCATCCTCTTGCAAGTGATCTCAGTTTCTCTAG GTACTGGAATTACTTGAGGAAGCAAACATTTGTTTTGGAATCATACATAAGCAGGGTTAATTGGCTAATGAATAGAGGACTGTTTTCATTCCATTGTTATCTTTCATGGGGATTTGTAGCACCATACTTTATGGCTGCAGTTCATATTGCAGCAGCATTACAAATCTATATCAAGGGTTATTCATATGAGGAAACAACCTGTACTACAAGTG GATTGTTACTAGCAAGTTGCTTAGCTATATGTACCCTTACGGAGCTACTTTCTATGTGGAACTTAACAAGGATTGAAGTTCAACTATGCAACATGTTATCCCCTGAGGCACCTAAGCTCTCACTTGATTATTACAACTGGAGCTTG ATATTTGTCGCATTGCTGGTTGATAACTTTCTATACCCTATCTCTGCCTTCCGATCTCATTTCTCTCAATCAATCAATTGGTCGGGTATTCGATATCACTTGAAGAATGGAAAAATAAACAAG ATTGAAAGGAACAGAGGTAGGGGACCAAAGTTCACAGACTTGGGAGGTAAGCATTTATATGGGAAAAAAGGAGCTCCTCCAAAAGCCTCATTCCTAAGCTCATTGGCGAGAAGTTTGTGTCAATGGCATCAACCCAAGAAATACGAGGTTTAG